The following are encoded in a window of Methanocella sp. genomic DNA:
- a CDS encoding phenylacetate--CoA ligase: MPRKELEELQGKRLRAVVKKVYDNNAFYKKKFDAMGLKPGDIKGIEDIHKLPFTEKTDFRDNYPYGLLSVPRNEIVRMHASSGTTGKPTVVFYTKNDIRTWAKMFARCLEMAGVTKNDVFQVTPGYGLFTGGLGFHYGGEELGCMVIPMGPGDTKKQINMMQDFGTTVLGGTVTYSLRLAEVCKEMGIDPRSLGLRVGIFGAEHWSDGMRDKIEGIFGFEAFDIYGMTEMFGPGIGLDCPKHEGIHIWEDNFILEIIDAKGEPCAEGERGEIVLTTLTKEGMPLLRYRTRDLSRMLGYCSCGRTHRLIDRVSGRTDDMVIVRGVNVFPGQIESVLMKYPQVGPEWYAYAFRNEFGSMDHLQIKVEATGTTKELLQIRDDMLKELTSTLMGLKPELVFVPTGTLPRQEKKTKRLIDQRK; encoded by the coding sequence ATGCCACGGAAGGAGCTTGAAGAGCTCCAGGGCAAGCGGCTCCGGGCAGTCGTGAAGAAGGTCTATGATAATAACGCTTTTTATAAGAAAAAGTTCGACGCTATGGGCCTGAAGCCCGGGGATATCAAGGGCATCGAGGATATTCACAAGCTCCCGTTCACAGAGAAGACCGATTTCCGGGATAATTATCCTTATGGCCTCCTGTCGGTCCCTCGCAATGAGATCGTGCGCATGCACGCGTCTTCGGGCACTACGGGCAAGCCGACCGTCGTGTTCTATACGAAGAACGATATTCGTACATGGGCGAAAATGTTCGCGCGCTGTCTTGAAATGGCGGGTGTCACAAAGAATGACGTTTTCCAGGTAACGCCCGGATACGGGCTATTCACCGGCGGCCTGGGCTTTCATTATGGCGGCGAAGAGCTGGGCTGCATGGTCATACCGATGGGCCCGGGCGACACAAAGAAACAGATCAATATGATGCAGGACTTCGGGACGACGGTTCTGGGCGGCACGGTCACCTACTCGCTCAGGCTGGCCGAAGTCTGTAAAGAAATGGGCATCGACCCAAGGAGCCTGGGCCTCCGTGTGGGCATCTTCGGCGCTGAGCACTGGTCCGACGGCATGCGGGATAAGATCGAGGGCATATTCGGGTTCGAGGCCTTCGATATTTATGGCATGACCGAGATGTTCGGGCCGGGCATCGGCCTGGACTGCCCGAAGCACGAAGGGATACACATCTGGGAAGACAACTTCATCCTGGAGATCATCGACGCGAAGGGCGAGCCCTGCGCCGAAGGAGAGCGCGGCGAGATCGTGCTCACCACGCTGACGAAGGAAGGCATGCCCCTGTTGCGCTACCGGACCCGGGACCTGAGCCGGATGTTAGGCTATTGCTCTTGCGGCCGGACGCACCGGCTCATCGACCGGGTGAGCGGCCGTACGGACGACATGGTCATCGTGCGGGGCGTAAACGTGTTCCCCGGCCAGATCGAGTCGGTGCTCATGAAGTACCCTCAGGTCGGCCCCGAGTGGTACGCATACGCCTTCCGCAACGAGTTCGGCTCCATGGACCATTTACAGATAAAGGTAGAAGCAACCGGCACCACAAAGGAGCTTCTCCAGATACGGGACGATATGCTAAAAGAGCTGACATCTACACTGATGGGACTCAAGCCCGAGCTGGTCTTCGTGCCCACCGGGACGCTGCCGCGGCAGGAGAAAAAGACGAAGCGCCTCATAGACCAGAGAAAATAA
- a CDS encoding ACT domain-containing protein, which translates to MSGTIKQISLFAENKPGRLSKIAESLSKAKINIRAFTIAEAGDFGVIRMVVDDPDKAYKTLQGQGFAVSETEVIGVEMKDVPGGLADIANTLGKNNVNIDYAYAFVTTSNLALLIIRVDNVKAALKVLKAAKIRIVDDKEVSRI; encoded by the coding sequence ATGAGTGGCACGATCAAGCAGATATCGCTGTTCGCTGAGAATAAGCCGGGCCGGCTTTCGAAGATAGCCGAGTCGTTGTCGAAGGCTAAGATCAATATCAGGGCTTTTACCATCGCCGAGGCGGGCGATTTCGGGGTGATCCGCATGGTCGTGGACGACCCGGATAAGGCCTATAAGACGCTGCAGGGGCAGGGCTTCGCGGTTTCGGAGACGGAGGTCATCGGCGTCGAGATGAAGGACGTGCCGGGCGGCCTCGCGGATATCGCCAACACGCTGGGCAAGAATAACGTGAACATCGACTACGCGTACGCCTTTGTCACCACGTCGAACCTCGCGCTGCTGATAATTCGCGTCGATAACGTGAAAGCGGCGCTGAAGGTCCTGAAAGCGGCGAAGATCCGGATCGTGGACGATAAGGAAGTCAGCAGGATATAA